In the Profundibacter amoris genome, AATGCCCAAAGCCCCAAGCCAAGTGCCAGATATTTCGCAAAAGGTTTCTTAAATGCAGCCATCATGGCGCTTCCTCCTCAGAGTTAAATAACCCGATCCAGCCGGGGGCGAACCTAACATGAAAATCTCCCGGTTTACCTTGTCCGGCCCCGGCAACAATGTACTCTACCTTTGTAATTCTCAAAGGCTGTAGCCCGTAGGCCAAAGCATGAAGGCCTACCTCTCCTCTCATGATAATTGCTGTGACGAAAAGCGCCATGATCAAGATCAACGAGCCTATTTGAAGCGCCAGCTTCGTTCCCAATTTCGATAAGCTGCTGCTTTCTTGGCGAAGGTGATGGATTATCGTGACGGCCAATACAGCGACGTAAGCGACCGCATTCATCAGTGCCAAAAGATAGAAACCCCGCGCTTCGGTCAGGTCGTCCTGAACAAGCACGGGAATGATCGCCCCCAGGGCAAGAAACGCATAAAGCATGACAATGCTGTTGGGCAAATCGCGACTTGCGGCTTCTCCCTTGGGGGTAATCCGGAAATCAACGAAACGACCGGTGATCCTGTCTCGCACTGCCATGGTAACGCCCCATAACACCCAGGGCCATTGCAGAATGGGAAACAACATTCTTTCCCAGGATAAAATCGGCGCGTCGGTCGGCCGCAGCAATTTGTCCCGCTTGATCGCAATCACTATGAACAGTGGAATGATCCCCATCGGAAGAACATGCCCGATAAACGCCGGATAGGTTACGTCCACAAAACGGACATCAAAAACAACGGCAATAATTGGCACAATGTACATAAACGCCATTACGATCGAAAACAGTGCGTACCAGATCTGACTGAATCCGAACAGGAACTTCAGCCGAAATGGAAGGTGCCCCAGATAACGGGGGGTATAGCGCAAAAGCAGTGACACAAGGCTGCGTGACCATTGGAATTCCTGTGTCACCAAATCCGGCAGGCTGGCAGGTCCGTCCCCGATTGCAATTGCATCAATCGCGTGAACACCGCGCCAGCCGGCTGCCGATATCAACATCGTTGTTGAATGGTCTTCGGCCAATTCCGGGCCAAGTCCGCCCGCTTGCTTCAATGCTTTCGTGCGCACCGCATAGTGTGACCCTATGCACATGGGCGTAAACAGCTTGGTGTAACCGGCCTGCAAAACACCGTGGAAGCCTGCCTCGGTATACAACCGCGTTCGTACGGTCCAGTGCCCCTTGGCATTTGATGCGCAAATCGACGGCGCCGATACATATCCGACTTTCGGGTCGGCAAAGGGTCTGAGCATCTCTTTGAGGTAGCCCGGTTCCGGCACATGATCTGCATCCAGCTGCGAGACAATATCGTATTCGTCATAGCCCCAATGGTCATAGAAATACGCAAGATTGCCTTCTTTGCAGCGCGTGCGGCGGGGCCATGTCAATTGATGGTACTCCTCCACACCTTTGCGCGACGAGATGCGCACACCATGCTTGGAACACCATTCGATCACTTCCTTGGTTGGATCTTCGTCGGCAAGCCAGGTATCGTGCGGATACTCTTGCGACAGCATCGCTTCCAACGTTTTTCGGGTGACTTCGAAGGGTTCCGATGGCGTCTTTGTGACAATCATCGCAACTTTCCATTGCCCAGGCTTTGGGTCGGGCGCAACAGGACGATGGGCCTGCAGAAACACCACCACAAAGAACAGCTGCAAACTCCAGACCCAGACCAGCACGCCGGTCACCATCATGTACCGGCCCAGTCCGATGATGTGATCCGGATCAAACCACCAAATCCAGAACCAGGCCGAAAAGGCAAACCAGAGCACGGCGAGAAGTCTGTATTTGAATGCCTTCGCGCCCAAAAACAGCGGCTCTAGAAACGGCCGTGGCTCAAGAGCCGGATGACGTCGGCTGGTTGGTTTCATTCCCTTGAAACCCCGTTCCGGTCAGGCGCAAACCAGGGTGCGGCATCGCGTACGATCTGGTCGATGTCACTCCATTGTGGGTTAAACCCAAGGATTTCCCGAGACAGCTTCGCGCATGCGACAAGTTCCGGAGGATCGCCAGCGCGGCGCGGCGCTTCTATGACCGGAACCTTGAGGCCCGTGATCTGTTCGACCGCATCAGCGATTTGCCGCACGGATGTTCCAGTCCCGGTGCCAAGGTTTAACTTGAGCGAGCCGGCGTCGTTGGAAATTGCGTCCAGCGCAAGCAGATGCGCCTGTGCAAGGTCGCTGACGTGGATGTAGTCGCGAATGCAGGTCCCGTCCGGTGTTGGATAGTCTGTCCCGAAAATTTTAAGGGGATCACCCGTCCCATAGGCCGCCATGATCGCTAACGGGACAAGATGCGTTTCCGGAAAATGCTGCTCTCCCAATTCGCCATCAGGATCGGCACCGGCGGCATTGAAATATCGCAATGCCGCAATATGCAGATCACGGGATCGGGCCGCGTCTTCCAGCATCCATTCGCAAATTAGCTTGGTGCGGCCATAAGGGTTGATCGGGGCTTGCACCGTATCCTCGGCGATAGGCAGCTTCTGCGGCACACCGTAAGTTGCGCAAGATGACGAAAAAACGATTCTATTCACATCGGCTTGCTGCATCGCATCCAACAGCGCGATCATGCCGCCGACATTGTTGTCGTAATAAAGCAGCGGCTTTTCAACGCTCTCTCCGACATAGGCAAGGGCTGCAAAATGGATAACTGCTTCTATCTTTTCCCGCTGCAATGTTTCCAAAAGCAGTTCCCTGTCGCGCAGATCACCAATCACAAGAGGGCCCCATTTTACCGCCTCTGCATGACCCCGAGACAGGTTATCGTAAACGACGGGCTGCACGCCGGCTTCGCCCAGGGCCTTGCAGCAATGCGACCCGATATAACCGGCGCCACCGGTAACGAGAACCCGTGATGGAAGGCTCAAAGGATTGCCCCGACTTTCTCGCCCTCTTCGGGCCTCTGCCCCTGGGCTTGCGCAATTTCGCTTTTGAAATACTCGATGGTTGGAACCAAACCATCCCGCAGGGGCACTTTGGGCTCCCAGCCAAGTAGCATCTTGGCGCGCGTGATGTCGGGGCGCCGCTGCCGTGGATCATCTTGGGGAAGATCATGGTGGACCACGCCTTTGGCCGTCGGGATCATCTCTGAAACCAGTCCGGCCAATTCGTTGATGGTAAACTCTCCCTGATTGCCCAGATTGATCGGGTCAACACCGCAGGTCTCGGATTCCATCAGCGAAATCAGGCCATTCAACAAGTCGTCAATATAACAAAACGAGCGCGTCTGCTCTCCGGTACCGTAAATGGTCAGCTCCTCGCCCTTCAACGCCTGAACGATAAAGTTCGAAACAACCCGCCCGTCTTCGGGATCCATCCGAGGGCCATAGGTATTAAAGATACGCGCAATCCGGATATCGATCCCCGTCGCGCCGTGCATCTCGTGAAACAGGGTTTCTGCCGCCCTCTTGCCCTCGTCATAGCAGGCGCGTGGCCCAACAGTGCTCACCAGACCTCTATAGCTTTCGTTTTGCGGCGAAATATCGGGATCACCGTAAACTTCGGATGTCGAACACTGCAGAACCCGTGCCGATTTTGATTCGGCAAGTTCCAGAAGGTTCAGCGAACCAATTACCGAGGTCAAAAACGTGTGCACCGGATTTTTCTGGTATTTCGGCGGAGACGCGGGGCAGGCAAGGTTGTAAATCCGATCCACGCGGCCGCCAAGGCTGAACGGCTGAATGATATCATGCAGAAAAAAACGATAGTTTTCGTTTGGCAACAATTCGGCGATGTTTTCTTGCCGTCCGGTTTCCAGATTATCAATGCAGATAACCTGCCAACCGGCATCAAGCAGCCGCCTGGAGAGGTTGGATCCAATGAACCCGGCCCCACCGGCCAGCAGAACAACGCCTGCACCATGGTCTGCGTCTGCATCATCGAATTGCGGGTCAAACCGGTTGCTTATCTTTTTCATCCCAATTCCCCTTTAATAAATTTCCTTGTAATCGCAAAACTACCCTTCTGTAGTATTGCAAATATCATTCGGGGAAGGGCTGACACAAATCAAGAACATTGAAAATAATGACGCGCCGCTTGGCCAATATTGCCACAAATCGCATCAGTGATCTGAAGTTCCGGCTCTGTGTTTGTGTTGTCTGTCAAATGTCCCTTTCCTTGCAATTGCGATGGGTTTCTCTTTGCAATCTTTCGTGAACCCGGCAGACATGATCCGGTAGTGCTTGAACGATTAGCGCCCGGATTTACCATTTCCAAGTGTATCGCAAACGACTGAAATAAAGGGATTCGAACTCCTTAACCACCTTGTCATTCAAGATGTTAGAGGGACTTTTCATAGAAAGATATGAAATGGCGGAGAGACAGGGATACTACGCCAAAAAGTATAAGCTATTGGTATTGCTAATTAATTCGTCCTGATGTTGTCCATTTATGGTATTGAGCAGTATGGACAACGCTTAGCGGAATTAGCCAGTAATTACAATAAATCTCCCCACCATCGGCACCCCCCCACTGAATTAAGGCCCACCATTAGAAAACCGGCTTATGCAGGGGTAGCCTCAGTTATACGCCTCACCACATAGCCTCAGCCTGTCTTAAGGAGGAGGGTGTGGGAATGGTGGTGGTTGATTAGCAACACGGTAGCTGAGGCTTAGCCCTAGGGTCACTTAGGGGGCAGCTTAGGGGTAACTCTGGGTATGTAGCCTCAGGGAGTGTAAAATGCATAGGCCGAATGTTTTCCTAAGCACATCCAATGAATATGGCAACACTATGAAAAACAACAAAAAAGACACCAAACGCCTACGCAAAAGAGGCTATCTCTCAGTGACATTAAATTAAGACCGGAAACATTCCAATTCCGCGAGTTTCAAACCATAGAATCCCATGTATTCGAGCTGGGCCAAACCCTTAAGTCGGGGCGTGAATTAGACCCCATGCTAGTTTGGGATAGAGGGAAAGATGGCT is a window encoding:
- the galE gene encoding UDP-glucose 4-epimerase GalE, whose translation is MSLPSRVLVTGGAGYIGSHCCKALGEAGVQPVVYDNLSRGHAEAVKWGPLVIGDLRDRELLLETLQREKIEAVIHFAALAYVGESVEKPLLYYDNNVGGMIALLDAMQQADVNRIVFSSSCATYGVPQKLPIAEDTVQAPINPYGRTKLICEWMLEDAARSRDLHIAALRYFNAAGADPDGELGEQHFPETHLVPLAIMAAYGTGDPLKIFGTDYPTPDGTCIRDYIHVSDLAQAHLLALDAISNDAGSLKLNLGTGTGTSVRQIADAVEQITGLKVPVIEAPRRAGDPPELVACAKLSREILGFNPQWSDIDQIVRDAAPWFAPDRNGVSRE
- a CDS encoding UDP-glucuronic acid decarboxylase family protein; this translates as MKKISNRFDPQFDDADADHGAGVVLLAGGAGFIGSNLSRRLLDAGWQVICIDNLETGRQENIAELLPNENYRFFLHDIIQPFSLGGRVDRIYNLACPASPPKYQKNPVHTFLTSVIGSLNLLELAESKSARVLQCSTSEVYGDPDISPQNESYRGLVSTVGPRACYDEGKRAAETLFHEMHGATGIDIRIARIFNTYGPRMDPEDGRVVSNFIVQALKGEELTIYGTGEQTRSFCYIDDLLNGLISLMESETCGVDPINLGNQGEFTINELAGLVSEMIPTAKGVVHHDLPQDDPRQRRPDITRAKMLLGWEPKVPLRDGLVPTIEYFKSEIAQAQGQRPEEGEKVGAIL
- a CDS encoding glycosyltransferase; the protein is MKPTSRRHPALEPRPFLEPLFLGAKAFKYRLLAVLWFAFSAWFWIWWFDPDHIIGLGRYMMVTGVLVWVWSLQLFFVVVFLQAHRPVAPDPKPGQWKVAMIVTKTPSEPFEVTRKTLEAMLSQEYPHDTWLADEDPTKEVIEWCSKHGVRISSRKGVEEYHQLTWPRRTRCKEGNLAYFYDHWGYDEYDIVSQLDADHVPEPGYLKEMLRPFADPKVGYVSAPSICASNAKGHWTVRTRLYTEAGFHGVLQAGYTKLFTPMCIGSHYAVRTKALKQAGGLGPELAEDHSTTMLISAAGWRGVHAIDAIAIGDGPASLPDLVTQEFQWSRSLVSLLLRYTPRYLGHLPFRLKFLFGFSQIWYALFSIVMAFMYIVPIIAVVFDVRFVDVTYPAFIGHVLPMGIIPLFIVIAIKRDKLLRPTDAPILSWERMLFPILQWPWVLWGVTMAVRDRITGRFVDFRITPKGEAASRDLPNSIVMLYAFLALGAIIPVLVQDDLTEARGFYLLALMNAVAYVAVLAVTIIHHLRQESSSLSKLGTKLALQIGSLILIMALFVTAIIMRGEVGLHALAYGLQPLRITKVEYIVAGAGQGKPGDFHVRFAPGWIGLFNSEEEAP